The segment GCAGATGGTGTCTCAGCTCTGGGGTGGGGCCGGCTCCTTGAGGCGGACGCCGCGCCCGCCGGCAAGGCTCTGGGCATTGTCGCCGATCAGCTCGACGCCGGCGCGGTCGAGGGCCTCGATCACCCGGGTCAGGCTGTCGACGACACCCCGCACGGTACCGGGGCTCGCCTCCATCCGCTGGATGGTCGGAACCGAGACGCCCGCCAACTCGGCCAGCCTGCGCTGGTCGAGTCCGAGCAGCGCCCGCGCGGCGCGAAGCTGCATGCCGGTCATCATGATTGCGGCCTTGTATATGTTTATGACTGCTTGCGCAATGTATATTGATGTTTCAAACATCAACATCGTGGCGACGACCAGCACCTGCCCGGCCGCCGCGAGCCGGTCTGCCGGTGTGCGGAAAAGGCCGGCAGGGCCGGGCACCCGCCACGCGCTCAGCCGGTCTTCACCAGCCGGTAGATGCCGACGTCGATCGTGCGTTCGGTGAAACCCGCCTCGCAATAGGCGAGGTAGTAGTCCCAGCGCCGGCGGAAGCGCTCGTCGAATCCGAGCGCGGCGATCTGCGGCCAGGCCGCGTTGAACCGCGACCGCCATTCGCGGAGCGTTCGCGCGTAGCAATCGGCGAAGGTCTCGACGCCGTCGAGCGCGAGACCGGCCCGCTCCGCCTCGCGTGCGATCACCGTGCGCGTCGGCAGCATGCCGCCGGGAAAGATGTATCGCTGGATGAAATCGACGCCGCGCCGGTAGCGCTCGAACAGCGGTTCGGCAATGGTGATCGCCTGGATGGCCGCCGTGCCGGACGATCTGAGCCGCGCCGCCAGCGTCGCGAAGTAGTGCGGCCAGTTGGCCTCGCCGACGGCCTCGATCATTTCGATCGAGGCGATCCGATCGTAGCTGCCCTCGGTATCGCGGTAGTCCTCAAAGCGCAGATCGCACCGGGCCGCCAGACCGGCCTCGGCAATGCGGCGCCTGGCATAGACGAGCTGCTCGCGCGACAGGGTGATGCCGGTCACGGTCAGATCGCGCTCGCCCGCCGCCACCTCGGCGAAGCCGCCCCAGCCGCAGCCGATTTCCAACACATGGTCGCCGGCCTGCGGCGACAGCGCCTCGATCACCTTGCGGTACTTGGCATGCTGGGCAGAGGCGAGGTCGTTGGCGCCATCGGCAAAATAGGCGCTGGAATAGGTCATGCTGTCGTCGAGCCAGAGCCGGTAGAAATCGTTCGACAGGTCGTAATGCGCCGCGATGTTCCGCCTGGCTCCGGCGCGGGTGTTGGGCCTGACCAGATGGTAGAGCCGGTCGGGGAGGCGCACGCGGAACAGCCGCCCGCCGGCCGCCCCGAGCGCGGCCTCGTTATGCAGGAAGAACCGCAGCACCGCCACCAGATCGGGCGTGGTCAGATCGCCGTCCATATAGGCCTGGGCAAAGCCGATGGTGCCGCGGCGGATTGCCTTCGGAATGATTGCGAGATTCCGGAAATCGATCTCGGCGTCGATGCCGTCGCACCCGGACTCCAGCCGGAAGCGGCCCCCGTCCGGCACCGTCAACGTCAGACTGCCGACCGGCCGGAAGTTCCGCAAGGCATGCTGGAGGGCGGCAAGCGCGGCACGATCGAGCAGACCGGCGACCGGCCCGCGCGGACGGTAGGTCAATCGGGGCAGGGGCGACAGGCTCATCGATGCTTGCAACTCACTGCAACGGTCCGTCAGGTTCCGGGGAGGAGAAGATGGCGGAATGGCCGGTGTCGCGCGGCCGCGGCACCATGCGAAGGCCCTTCCGCCACAGCTTCAAGGCCTCCCAATGGATGCCGGCCGTAACTTTCCACGTCAATGCCGGATGACGCGCCAGGGTTCGGACCAAACCGCGATCGTCGAACGGCCGCCGTCGACCGACCAGATGGGCCGTGAGGATCGGCTGGCGCCGGCGCGACAGGGCGACGCCGACCCTGACCCGGTCGCCGGGCGGTGCTATGGTGAAATCGTAGCGGCCGTCGGCATGATTGAAGGGCGACACGTAGAGTCGCTTGTCGGCCACCTGCCGGATCGGGCCCGTCGGTGCCGGCCCAGCCGGAACGACATAGGTCTTGCGCTCCCCGAAGGTGTTGGAAACCTCGTACAGGATCAGCCGCACCTCGCCCGAGCGGGCATAGCAGAAGTAGACGGAGAGCGGATTGAAGACATAACCCAGCATGCGCGGCAGGCACAGGAGCTCGACACGCGCGATCTCCCCCGCCAGCCCGGCCGCCGCGGCGAGCCGTGCCGCGTGCTCGGCCAGCGGGGTGCCGTCGCCCGGTCCGTGATCCCGATCGCGGATCGAGAACAGGTTGAAGCGGTTGTGGGAGAACAGCCGCGATCGGCGGTCGAGCTCGTCGAGCCGGGCGATGTCGACCAGCGCATAGGTCAGCGCGTATCGCAGTTCATGGTCGACCGGATGCAGCCTGCGGTGGACGACGATCACGTCGTAGAGGGCTGCGGGCGCGTCGCTCACTCGGCAGGCTCCGGTACGGGCCCGCCGGTCAGCGGCGGGGTGACCGCGATTCGACCTGATTCCGCGGCAACAGTCCACGGCCGGCGCAGTCCGCCGAGCTGTTCGGCCACGGCTAGCCCGGACTGTATGCCGTCCTCGTGGAAGCCGTCGCCGAAATAGGCCCCGCAGAACCAGGTGCGGCGGCGTCCCTGCAGCTGCCACAGCCGCGCCCTGGCGGCCATCGACCGGGCATCGAACACCGGATGATGGTAGACGAAGCTGCCCAGCACGTGCGCTGCGTCCGGCATGGCGGGCGGATTGAGTGTCACGAAGATGTCGGTCCGCGTCGCCAGCGGTTGCAAGCTGTTCATCCAGTAGCTGACACATAGTCCGGTCTCGGCGCCGGCGCCTGTCTTGATGTAGTTCCAGCTCGCCCACAGCCGCCGCCGCCTCGGCATCAGCCGGACATCGGTATGCAGGACGGCATGGTTGCGCTGATAGGGGAAGGCCGACAGCAGCTCGCGCTCGACGTCGTCGGCGTCGGCGAGAATCGACAGGGCCTGGTCGGCATGGGCGGCGACGACCACCTGGTCGTAGCGCTGGCGACCTCCGTGCCCGTCCAGCACCTCCACCGCGGCGCCACGCCGCGCCACCTCCCGGACCGGCGTCTCGAGACGCAGCACGATGCGCGAATCCGCTAGCAATCGCCGGACATATTCGCGGCTGCCGCCGATCACGGTGCGCCAGCGCGGCCGGCCGACCAGGCGGGTGAGGCCGTGATTGCGGTAGAACCTGAGGAAGGCGGCCACCGGATAATGTAGCATCCTGTCGGCCGGTGTCGACCAGATCGCCGCGCCCATCGGCAGCAGGTGCTCCTCGATGAAGCGTCGCGAATATCCGGCGGCAGCCATCGCCGCGCCGAGACCGAGCGGGGACTCGCACAGCGCATCATCGCGCGAGGCCTCGCGAAAGAACCGGAGGATCTCGGCAAGCAGGCGCCAGTGGTCGCGGTCGAACAGATTGCCGGGCTGGCCGAAGAAACCGGCGAGCGAGCCGGAATATTCGTAGCGTCCGTCCCCTGCCGACAGCGCGAAACTCATCCGGGTGGATGCGGTGGGTACCGCGAGGTGGCGGAACAGCGCAGTCAGGTTCGGATAGTTGCGCTCGTTGTAGACGATGAAACCGGTGTCGACCGGAACCTGCCCCTCTGGCATTGCGACGTCGACGGTGTTGCTGTGGCCTCCGACATGCGCTCCCTGTTCGTAGAGCGTCACGTCATGGGTTCGCGACAGCAGCCAGGCGGCCGACAAGCCGGAAATTCCGCTGCCGATCACGGCGATTTTCATGCAGGCCCCCTTCCGGACGGCATGTCCGGCCGTCCCGGACGCTCGCGACGGATACGATGTGCAGCCAGGGGCGGATCACCGCCGCGAGCGGGAGCGGCGCGGGGCGCGGCGGGGCGTGTCAGGTGCCGTAGTAGTCGCGATACCAGTCCACGAAGCGGCGGACGCCGATCTCGATCGGGGTGTCGGGACGGTAACCGATGGCGGCCGCGAGATCCTCGACATCGGCGGCCGTGGCGCGGACGTCGCCGGGTTGCATAGGCTGGTAGTCGCGCACCGCCTTGCGCCCGAGAACCTCCTCGAGCAGCTCGATCAGCCGCTCGAGCCCGACGGACCGGTCGGTGCCGATATTGTAGATGCGCCATGGTGCGGCGGCGGTGGCGGCGGCCGGCTCGCGGCCGTTCCAGGCAGCGTCGGCGACCGCCGGCCGGTCGGCAATCCGCACCACGCCTTCGACGATGTCGTCGACATAGGTGAAGCTGCGCTGCATCTGCCCCTCGCCAAACACGGCGATCGGCTCGCCGGCGAGGATCGCGCGAGTGAACAGGAACAGCGCCATGTCCGGCCGGCCCCACGGGCCGTAGACCGTGAAGAACCGCAGGCCCGTCGTCGGCAGCTCGAACAGATGGCTGTAGGCGTGCGCCATCAGTTCGTTGGCGCGCTTCGTCGCGCCATAGAGGCTGACCGGATGGTCAGCCGGGACGCGCTCGCGGAAGGGACTGGCGGTCACCGCCCCGTAGACAGAACTGGACGAGGCATAGACCAGGTGGCGCACGCCGTGGTGGCGACAGCCCTCCAGCACGTTGATGAATCCGGCGAGATTGGCCGACACGTAATCGTGCGGCGAATGCAGCGAATGCCGCACCCCCGCCTGCGCGGCCAGATGGATGACAAGGTTGGGTTCGTGCGCCTCGAATACCGTCGCCATCTGCTTCTGGTCGGCGATGTCGGTGCGGCGGAACACGAACCGGTCGAAGGCCGCCAGCCGCTCGAGGCGCGCCGTCTTCAGTGCGGGGTCGTAGTAGGCATTGAGATTGTCGATGCCGACGACGGCACGGCCGGCCTCCAGATAGCGCCGCGCAGTGTGGTAGCCGATGAAGCCCGCAGCCCCGGTCACCAGGATTGGCCGGTCGGCATAGGCGGCCGCGATCCCCTGGGCTGCCATTGTCACAGGCTCCAGTAGGCAATGCCTGGCGGCATCTGCGGAGCCGCAAAGGCCGAGGTCACATCGACGAACAGACCGCCAGGCCGCAGCATCGCCGCCAGGCTCGCCGCGCCGGCCTCGAGATAGATGCGGTGCGGCACCGCCAGCACCAGCGCGTCGAGCCCCGCGAGGCTGTCGGCGGGCATCAGCGCGAGCCCGGTGTCGGCTGCAAACCTGGCGGCGTCGGCAAGCGGATCGGCGAGCAGAACCGTGATGCCGAAGTCGGACAGTTCGCGGGCGATGTCTGGGACCCGGCTGTTGCGGGTGTCGGTGACGTCGGCCTTGAAGGTCACGCCGAGGATGCCGACCCGGGCGCCGGCGAGCGGACGGCCGTCGCGGGCGAGCCGGCGTGCGACCTCTGCACCGACATATCCGCCCATGCCGTCGTTGATGCGGCGCCCGGCAAGGATCATCTGCGGGTGATGGCCGGCCATCTCCGCCTTCGCGGCCAGCCAGTACGGATCGACGCCGACGCAGTGGCCGCCGACCAACCCCGGCCGGAACGGCAGGAAATTCCACTTGGTGCGGGCTGCAGCGATCACGTCGGCGGTGCGGATCGACAGCCGGTTGCAGATCATGGCGAGCTCGTTCATCAGCGCGATGTTGATGTCGCGCTGGGTATTCTCCAGTACCTTTGCCGCCTCCGCCACGGCAATCGACGGTGCGCGGTGGATCCCGGCCGGAACGATCGCCGCATAGGCACGGGCGACACGCTCCAGGGTGTCTGCATCCTCGCCCGCGACAACCTTGACGATCTGGGCGAGCCCATGCTCCCGGTCGCCGGGATTGATGCGCTCCGGCGAATAGCCGAGCGTGAAGTCCCGACCGCGTACCAACCCCGACGTCGCCTCGAGCAGCGGCCCGCAGATTTCCTCGGTCGCGCCTGGATAGACGGTCGATTCGAACACGACGACCGCTCCGGGCGACAGATGCGGGCCGACGGCGATGCAGGCCTCGCGCAGCGGCCCGAAGTCCGGCCGGCGGTGATCGTCGATCGGGGTCGGCACCGCCACGACGATGAAGCTGGCGCCGGCGAGCGCCGCCGCATCGGCGCTGAAGCGCGCGGTGGTAGCGGCCAGCTCGGCCGGCTCGACATCGCCGTTGCGATCGCGCCCGGCGGCGAGATCTGCGACGCGGTCGCGATCCCGGTCGAAACCGGTTGCCGTGCCGAATGCCCGTGCGAAGGCGAGCAGCACCGGCAGACCGACATAGCCGAGGCCGACGACCGCGACCCTCTCCTGCATCCTGAACCTTTCCGCTTCCGCCGCCCAGTCCTGCCGGCTCGCGAACCGGCCGGCATCAACTAACGTCTTTCGCTGTCGGCGAACAGATCCGCGACGGCGGAACGAGGCTTTCCTTTCGCTGTCAATCCACCTTAACATTCACGCCAAAGACTGAGGCCTTAAGGGGAACGGGGCCCGAGCGAAATTGACCATCCTTGCGGTCGAGGATCTGACGATCGACTTCCGGTCGATGGAAGGCGGTCTGCGGGCGGTCGACGGTGCCACGTTCGAGGTGGCGGCCGGTCGCACCACTGCGCTGGTCGGCGAATCGGGATCGGGAAAGACCGTGATCTCGCAGGCGATCATGGGGATCCTGCCGCAGGCCGCGCGGATCACCGGCGGCCGGCTGCTGTTCGATGATCCAGCCACCGGCAGCCGGACCGACATCGCCGCTCTCGACCCTGCCGGCAACAGGATGCGCGCCCTGCGCGGCAACCGGATCGGCATCGTCTTCCAGGAGCCGATGACCTCGCTGTCGCCGCTGCACACGATCGGCGACCAGATCGGCGAGTCCGCCGAACTGCATCTCGGCCTCACCGCCGCCCAGGCGCGGGCGGCGACGCGCGACATGTTGAAGCTAGTCCAGTTTCCCGACCCCGAGCGCGCGCTCGACACCTACACGTTCGAGCTGTCGGGCGGCCTGAGACAGCGTGCGATGATCGCCATGGCACTGATCTGCCGCCCGGCGCTGCTGATCGCCGACGAGCCGACCACGGCGCTCGACGTCACCATCCAGGCCGAGATCCTCAAGCTGATGCGGTCGCTCCAGGCCGAACTCGGCATGTCGATCCTGCTGATCACCCACGATTTCGGTGTGGTCGCCAACATGGCCGACGACGTGGTCGTGATCTATCGCGGCCGCATCATGGAATCCGGTCCGGTCGCCGACATCTTCGGCAACCCCCAGCATCCCTACCTCAAGGCGCTGCTCAACGCGGTGCCGCGCTTCAACATGGCGCCCAACGAACGGCTGGTGCCGCTGCGCGAGATCAAGCCGCAGACCGGGGGCCACCTGATGAAGCCGCGCGAGGAGGCCGGCGCGCGCGGCCAGCCGATCCTCGAGGTCGACCGCATCTGCAAGAGCTTTCCGCTGCGCAGCGGCGGCTTCTTCTCGGCGCCGCGCATGGTCAGGGCGCTCGATGCGGTGTCGTTCGTGGTCCGGCGCGGCGAGTGTCTCGGTCTCGTCGGCGAATCAGGCTCCGGCAAGACCACCACCGCGATGGCGATCCTGCGGGCGATCACCCCGGACTCCGGCCAGATCCGCGTCGCGCTGGACGGAACGATGCGCGACATCGCCACGCTGGAGGGTCCGGACCTGATGACGTTCCGGCGCAAGCTCCAGGTGGTGTTCCAGGATCCGTTCTCCTCGCTCAACCCGCGCATGACGGTCTACGATATCCTCTCGGAGCCGTTCATCATCCACAAGACCTGCGACATTGCCGAACGCAACGAGCGGATCGGCGAGCTGATGCGCCTGGTCGGCCTCGACGAGCGGCATCTGCGGCGCTATCCGCATTCCTTCTCCGGCGGACAGCGCCAGCGCATCGGCATCGCCAGGGCGTTGGCGCTCGGCCCTGAGATCGTCCTGTGCGACGAGCCCGTCTCGGCACTCGATGTCTCGGTCCAGGCGCAGATCCTCAACCTGTTGCGCGATCTCAAGGACAAGCTCGGACTGACCTATATCTTCGTCAGCCACAACCTCGCGGTGGTCGACTACATCGCCGATCGCATCGCGGTGATGTGCCGGGGGCTCGTGGTGGAACTGGCCGACAAGACCGACCTGATCCGCGATCCGCGCCACCCCTATACCCGGGCGCTGCTGGCGGCGGTTCCGGAACCGCGCCTCGATGCCCTGCTCGACTTCGAGGCATTGTCGGCGGGTCGCGCCTCAGATCCGATGGCCTGGCCGGAACCCTTCCGCCCGCGGCCGGGCCCCGCGCCGGCACTGACCGAGGTGTCGCCGGGCCATTTCGTCCTCGCCCCCGGACTGGTCGGCGCCGAGGCTGCATGAACAGGAGAGCCGTCAAATGTCGATGATCGGCCGACCGGCCGCACTGGCCGTCGTTCTGGCGGTAAGCCTGGCGGCGGGACCCGCCCAGTCCCTCGAATTCCAGGAAACCGAAACGCTGTCGCGCACCCACGATGCGGCCAGCCTGCCGCCGGTCGCCGAAAGGCTGCCGAAGGAACCGCTGGTGGTGGACCTCGAGTCGCGGGGACGAACGGCAGGTCGGCACGGCGGCGACATCAATACGCTGATCGGCAGGGCCCGCGACGCCCGGCTGATCAATGTGTGGGGCTATGCGCGGCTCGTCGGCTACGACGAGAACCTCAACCTCGTCCCCGACATCCTGCGCGCAATCGAGGTCGAGGGAGACCGGGTGTTCACGCTGCACCTGCGCGAGGGCCACAAATGGTCCGACGGCCATCCCTTCACCTCCGAGGACATCCGCTACTGGTGGGAGGATGTCGTCGGCGAGCCGTCGCTGACGCCATCCGGACCGGCGCCGTTCATGCTCGCGGACGGCCGGCCGCCGGTGTTCGAGGTGATCGACGAGACGACCGTCCGGTTCACCTGGGACAGCCCGAATCCGCTGTTCCTGCCAAGCCTCGCGGCGGCCCGCGATCCGTTCATCTACCGTCCGGCGCACTACCTGAAGCAGTTCCACATCAAGTACGGCGACAAGGATGCGATCGAGCGGCAGGTGAAGGAGGCGCGCGCCTCGAGCTGGGCGTCGCTGCACAACGCCAAGGACGACATGTACAATGCCGAGAACCTCGACCTGCCCAGCCTGCAGCCCTGGGTGATCCGCTCGACCGGCGGCGGCCAGCGCTTCGAGATGGTCCGCAACCCCTATTACCATCGGGTCGACCCCGACGGGCGGCAGCTTCCCTATGTAGACCGCGTGATCATGTCGCTCGCCGACGGACGCCTGATCCCGACCAAGACGCAGGCCGGCGAGGCCGACCTGCAGGCGCGCGGTCTCTCGCTGGCCGACGTCACCGTGCTCAAGCGCGGCGAGGCGACCCAGAACTACCGCACCCTGCTGTGGGCGAATGGCAACGCCGCGCAGGTCGCGCTCTACCCCAACCTGACCACCAGGGATCCGGTGTGGCGGCAGCTGTTGCGCGACACCCGGTTCCGCCACGCACTGTCGCTTGGCATCGACCGCGAGATGATCAACCGGGCGATCTATCTCGGACTCGGCAAGCCCGGCAACAATACGGTCCAGCCGCAAAGCCCCCTGTTCAAGGAAGCCTATCGCACCCAATGGGCGGGCTTCGACACGGCCGAGGCGAACCGTCTGCTCGACGAGATCGGTCTGACCGAGCGGCGCGCGGATGGGATCCGGCTGCTCCCGGACGGTCGGCCGCTCGAGATCATCGTCGAGACGGCCGGCGAAAGCGCCGAGCAGCTCGACGTGCTGGCACTGGTGGCGGAAACCTGGAAGGAGATCGGCGTCGCGCTGTTCGCCAAGGCCTCGCAGCGCGACGTGCTGTTCAACCGTGCCCTGTCGGGCGATCTGGTGATGGGCGTGTGGTCGGGCTGGGACAATGGCATCGCCACGGCCGACATGCCCCCCGACGAACTCGCGCCGGTCCACGGCGACTCCTCGCTGCTGTGGCCGGCCTGGGGCGACTACTGGGAGAGCCACCAGGCCTCCGGCGAGCCGGTCGACTACGCGCCGGCGCAGGAACTGCTCGACCTCTATATCGCCTGGCTCGGCTCCGCCTCGTCGCAGGAGCGCGCGCGGATCTGGGACCGGATGCTGGCGATCCATGCCGACGAGACGCTGATCATCGGCATCGTCTCCGGCGTCCGCCAGCCGGTCGTCGCCAAGACCAAGCTGAAGAACGTTCCTGCCAAGGCCTTCTACGGCTGGGACCCCGGGGCGCAGTTCGGGATCTGGCGGATGGACGAATTCTGGATCGACGGCTGACCGGGACCGCAGATGCTGCTGTATACCCTGCGCCGCCTGGCCGGCATGGTACCTACGCTGCTGGTGATCAGCCTGATCGTGTTCTTCGTGATCGAGCTGCCGCCGGGCGACTACCTGTCGAACCAGATCGCCCAGTTGCGGGCGCAGGGCGAGGCGTCGAGCGTCGCGCGTCTCGAATTCCTGCGAACCGAGTTCGCGCTCGATGAACCGTTCTGGAAGCGGTATCTGATCTGGATCGGTCTGTGGCAGGGCCCGCACGGCTTCTCCGGCCTCTTGCAGGGCAACTGGGGCTGGTCATTCGAGTTCAACAAGCCGGTCGAGCAGGTGGTCGGGCCGACCCTGCTGCTGACCGTCATCCTGAACTTCGCCACAGTGCTGTTCGTCTACGTGGTTTCCTTTCCGATCGGTATCTATTCGGCGACGCGGCAGTACAGCTGGGGCGACTACGGCTTCACCTTGCTCGGCTATCTCGGGCTCGCGACGCCGAACTTCCTGCTGGCGCTGATCTTGATGTACCTGGCCAATGCCTGGTTCGGCCTCACCGTCGGCGGACTGATGGCGCCCGAATATGTCGACAAGCCCTGGACGCTCGACAAGGTCCGGTCGGTGATGGCGCATCTTGTCATCCCGGTCATCGTCATCGGCACCTCCGGCACTGCCGGCATGATCCGCCGGCTGAGGGCCAACCTGCTCGACGAACTGCACAAGCAGTACGTCACCACGGCCCGCGCCAAGGGGCTCGGCGAGACCCGGCTTCTGGTGAAGTATCCGCTCAGGATGGCGCTCAATCCGTTCATCGCCGACATCGGCAACATCATCCCCTCGCTGGTGTCGGGATCGGTGATCGTCTCGGTGGTCCTGAACCTGCCGACGGTCGGGCCAATCCTCCTGACCGCGCTGCAGAGCCAGGACCAGTTCCTGGCCGGCTTCATCATCCTGTTCGTGGCGATCCTGACGCTGGTCGGCATGCTGATCTCCGACCTGCTGCTGGCCGTCGTCGATCCGCGCATCCGGCTCGGGGCGGAGGCCGGTCGCACATGACGATGGAAACCGTGGGTCCGAATCATCGCGTCGACCGCGCCCCGTTCGATCCCTCCGGCCCCGAGATCGTCGATGCCGACCGCGAGCGCTACTATCAGGCCTCGCAGTGGCGGATCGTCTGGTGGAAGTTCCGCCGGCACAGGCTGGCGGTCTGGGCCGGCGTCGTGCTGATCGTGTTCTACCTCGCCGTGCCCTTCGCCGAGATCATCGCGCCCTATGCCGCCAACGCGCGCAGCAACGACCATCTCTACGCCCCGCCGCAGGCGGTCCGGCTGTTCCACGAGGGGCGTTTCGTCGGCCCGTTCGTCTACGGTCTCAACGCCGAGATCAATCTCGAAACGATGGCCTGGGAATATGTCGCCGACACCGATGACGTGCAGCCGATCCGCTTCCTCTGCCTCGGCGAGTCCTACAGTTTCTGGGGGCTGATCCCCGGCCGCTTCCATCTGTTCTGCCCGGCCGAAGGCGGCACGCTGTTCCTGCTCGGCACCGACCGTCTCGGCCGCGACCTGTTCTCCGGCCTCGTCTACGGGGCGCGGCTGTCGCTCACCATCGGCATCGTCGGGGTCGCCATCTCGATCACGCTCGGTATGTTCTTCGGCGGCATCGCCGGCTATTTCGGCGGCATCGTCGATGCCGCCGTCAACCGGCTGATCGAGGTACTGCGCTGTCTGCCGGAACTGCCGCTGTGGATGGCGTTGTCGGCGGCACTGCCGGTGACGTGGAGCCCGGTGTGGATCTATTTCGGCATCACCATCATCCTCGGGCTGCTCGACTGGCCGGGTCTCGCACGCGCGGTGCGTGCCAAGCTCCTGTCGCTCAGGGAGGAGGATTACGCGCGCGCGGCGGTGCTGATGGGGGCGGGGCCGAAGCGGATCATCGGCAAACATCTGCTGCCGGGCTTCACCAGCCATCTGGTGGCGAGCGCGACGCTGGCCATCCCGAACATGATCCTCGGCGAGACGGCGTTGTCCTTCCTCGATCTCGGTCTGCGCCGGCCGGCGGTCAGCTGGGGCGTGCTGCTCAACGAGGCGCAGAGCATTACCGTCGTCACCGTCTATCCCTGGCTGATGGCGCCTGTGGTCCCGGTGATCATCGTGGTGCTCGCCTTCAACTTCCTCGGGGACGGCTTGCGCGACGCGGCAGATCCGTACAAGACGTGAGCGAAGGCGCCGCCCCGGCGCTTGCGACGAGGATGATTGATATGCCGAACGCCGCCACGGGCAGGGAGTGGGACGAGGAGTATCGCGGCGGCCGCTGGGGCTTCCTGCTCGACGTGAAGGAAGTGGCCCGCACCGGCGCGATCGCGGGTTGGCTGAAGGCGACAGGCACGGGTGAGCGCGTGCTCGACATCGGCTGCGGCGAGGGCGTGCTGTTCGGCCATCTCGACCGCGGCGCACTTGCCAGCTATGTCGGCGTCGACATTTCCGCAGAGGCGCTGGCGCGCGCCAGGGTCGATCGGTCCGTGGCGCGGCTGGTCGAGGCCGACCTGCAGGGCTTCGAACCTGATCCGGGCGAGACCTTCACCGCCGTGGTCTTCAACGAGGTGCTGCATTTTGCCGACGATCCCGGCGCCGAGCTTTCCCGCGCCGCGCGATGGCTCGCGCCCGGCGGCGTGATCGCGGTGTCGATGTATGCGCCGTGGAAGGAGACCGGCGGCGGCTACGCCAAGGTGACCGCCATGGAGGCGGCCTGTGTAGGTCGGGAGTGGACGGTGCTCGATGCG is part of the Tepidamorphus gemmatus genome and harbors:
- a CDS encoding helix-turn-helix domain-containing protein produces the protein MMTGMQLRAARALLGLDQRRLAELAGVSVPTIQRMEASPGTVRGVVDSLTRVIEALDRAGVELIGDNAQSLAGGRGVRLKEPAPPQS
- a CDS encoding SAM-dependent methyltransferase, which codes for MSLSPLPRLTYRPRGPVAGLLDRAALAALQHALRNFRPVGSLTLTVPDGGRFRLESGCDGIDAEIDFRNLAIIPKAIRRGTIGFAQAYMDGDLTTPDLVAVLRFFLHNEAALGAAGGRLFRVRLPDRLYHLVRPNTRAGARRNIAAHYDLSNDFYRLWLDDSMTYSSAYFADGANDLASAQHAKYRKVIEALSPQAGDHVLEIGCGWGGFAEVAAGERDLTVTGITLSREQLVYARRRIAEAGLAARCDLRFEDYRDTEGSYDRIASIEMIEAVGEANWPHYFATLAARLRSSGTAAIQAITIAEPLFERYRRGVDFIQRYIFPGGMLPTRTVIAREAERAGLALDGVETFADCYARTLREWRSRFNAAWPQIAALGFDERFRRRWDYYLAYCEAGFTERTIDVGIYRLVKTG
- a CDS encoding DUF1365 domain-containing protein; amino-acid sequence: MSDAPAALYDVIVVHRRLHPVDHELRYALTYALVDIARLDELDRRSRLFSHNRFNLFSIRDRDHGPGDGTPLAEHAARLAAAAGLAGEIARVELLCLPRMLGYVFNPLSVYFCYARSGEVRLILYEVSNTFGERKTYVVPAGPAPTGPIRQVADKRLYVSPFNHADGRYDFTIAPPGDRVRVGVALSRRRQPILTAHLVGRRRPFDDRGLVRTLARHPALTWKVTAGIHWEALKLWRKGLRMVPRPRDTGHSAIFSSPEPDGPLQ
- a CDS encoding NAD(P)/FAD-dependent oxidoreductase, translating into MKIAVIGSGISGLSAAWLLSRTHDVTLYEQGAHVGGHSNTVDVAMPEGQVPVDTGFIVYNERNYPNLTALFRHLAVPTASTRMSFALSAGDGRYEYSGSLAGFFGQPGNLFDRDHWRLLAEILRFFREASRDDALCESPLGLGAAMAAAGYSRRFIEEHLLPMGAAIWSTPADRMLHYPVAAFLRFYRNHGLTRLVGRPRWRTVIGGSREYVRRLLADSRIVLRLETPVREVARRGAAVEVLDGHGGRQRYDQVVVAAHADQALSILADADDVERELLSAFPYQRNHAVLHTDVRLMPRRRRLWASWNYIKTGAGAETGLCVSYWMNSLQPLATRTDIFVTLNPPAMPDAAHVLGSFVYHHPVFDARSMAARARLWQLQGRRRTWFCGAYFGDGFHEDGIQSGLAVAEQLGGLRRPWTVAAESGRIAVTPPLTGGPVPEPAE
- a CDS encoding NAD-dependent epimerase/dehydratase family protein produces the protein MAAQGIAAAYADRPILVTGAAGFIGYHTARRYLEAGRAVVGIDNLNAYYDPALKTARLERLAAFDRFVFRRTDIADQKQMATVFEAHEPNLVIHLAAQAGVRHSLHSPHDYVSANLAGFINVLEGCRHHGVRHLVYASSSSVYGAVTASPFRERVPADHPVSLYGATKRANELMAHAYSHLFELPTTGLRFFTVYGPWGRPDMALFLFTRAILAGEPIAVFGEGQMQRSFTYVDDIVEGVVRIADRPAVADAAWNGREPAAATAAAPWRIYNIGTDRSVGLERLIELLEEVLGRKAVRDYQPMQPGDVRATAADVEDLAAAIGYRPDTPIEIGVRRFVDWYRDYYGT
- a CDS encoding nucleotide sugar dehydrogenase — protein: MQERVAVVGLGYVGLPVLLAFARAFGTATGFDRDRDRVADLAAGRDRNGDVEPAELAATTARFSADAAALAGASFIVVAVPTPIDDHRRPDFGPLREACIAVGPHLSPGAVVVFESTVYPGATEEICGPLLEATSGLVRGRDFTLGYSPERINPGDREHGLAQIVKVVAGEDADTLERVARAYAAIVPAGIHRAPSIAVAEAAKVLENTQRDINIALMNELAMICNRLSIRTADVIAAARTKWNFLPFRPGLVGGHCVGVDPYWLAAKAEMAGHHPQMILAGRRINDGMGGYVGAEVARRLARDGRPLAGARVGILGVTFKADVTDTRNSRVPDIARELSDFGITVLLADPLADAARFAADTGLALMPADSLAGLDALVLAVPHRIYLEAGAASLAAMLRPGGLFVDVTSAFAAPQMPPGIAYWSL
- a CDS encoding ABC transporter ATP-binding protein is translated as MTILAVEDLTIDFRSMEGGLRAVDGATFEVAAGRTTALVGESGSGKTVISQAIMGILPQAARITGGRLLFDDPATGSRTDIAALDPAGNRMRALRGNRIGIVFQEPMTSLSPLHTIGDQIGESAELHLGLTAAQARAATRDMLKLVQFPDPERALDTYTFELSGGLRQRAMIAMALICRPALLIADEPTTALDVTIQAEILKLMRSLQAELGMSILLITHDFGVVANMADDVVVIYRGRIMESGPVADIFGNPQHPYLKALLNAVPRFNMAPNERLVPLREIKPQTGGHLMKPREEAGARGQPILEVDRICKSFPLRSGGFFSAPRMVRALDAVSFVVRRGECLGLVGESGSGKTTTAMAILRAITPDSGQIRVALDGTMRDIATLEGPDLMTFRRKLQVVFQDPFSSLNPRMTVYDILSEPFIIHKTCDIAERNERIGELMRLVGLDERHLRRYPHSFSGGQRQRIGIARALALGPEIVLCDEPVSALDVSVQAQILNLLRDLKDKLGLTYIFVSHNLAVVDYIADRIAVMCRGLVVELADKTDLIRDPRHPYTRALLAAVPEPRLDALLDFEALSAGRASDPMAWPEPFRPRPGPAPALTEVSPGHFVLAPGLVGAEAA